A genomic region of Fusobacterium varium contains the following coding sequences:
- a CDS encoding iron-containing alcohol dehydrogenase, which produces MKNFVYNIPTKIFFGKGQVEKIGPEILKYGKKVLLVYGKGSIKSNGIYDKVIEILKAHEIEYFEVAGVDPNPRTETVYHGADLCKKHGIDLILAMGGGSTIDCSKAIALQSKYDGDFWQDFYIDRKYKLIKDVTPVASILTLAATGSEMNGSAVISNLATNMKMGFTHDRLKPVFSVEDPEYTYSVSKYQTCAGAIDIMSHLFEQYFSVEKDGFLQNRVIEGLMKTIIHYAPIAIENPRDYEARANIMWTSSLALNDLVDYGKESTDWATHQIEHQLSAVYDITHGIGLGIITPAWMKYVLSDENIHRFVDYGKNIWNLSGSDREIAEKAIEKTQEFFISLGCPANLREINIDDSNFELMAGNATFRGRIGSMKKLSKEDVIEIYKLAL; this is translated from the coding sequence ATGAAAAATTTTGTGTATAACATTCCTACAAAGATATTTTTTGGTAAAGGTCAAGTAGAAAAAATAGGTCCAGAGATTTTAAAGTATGGGAAAAAAGTTTTACTTGTATATGGAAAAGGTAGTATAAAATCAAATGGAATTTATGATAAAGTAATAGAAATTTTAAAAGCACATGAGATAGAGTATTTTGAAGTAGCTGGAGTAGATCCAAACCCTAGAACAGAAACAGTTTATCATGGAGCTGATCTATGTAAAAAACATGGAATAGATCTAATTTTAGCTATGGGTGGAGGAAGTACAATAGATTGTTCAAAGGCAATAGCTCTTCAAAGTAAATATGATGGAGATTTCTGGCAAGATTTCTATATTGATAGAAAATATAAATTGATAAAAGATGTAACACCAGTAGCTTCTATACTTACATTGGCAGCAACAGGAAGTGAGATGAATGGAAGTGCAGTTATTTCAAATTTAGCAACTAATATGAAAATGGGATTTACTCATGATAGATTAAAACCAGTTTTTTCAGTTGAAGATCCTGAGTACACATATTCAGTAAGTAAATACCAAACTTGTGCTGGAGCAATAGATATAATGAGCCACTTGTTTGAACAATATTTTTCTGTGGAAAAAGATGGATTTTTACAAAATAGAGTGATAGAAGGATTGATGAAAACAATAATTCACTATGCTCCGATAGCAATAGAAAATCCAAGAGATTATGAAGCAAGAGCAAATATTATGTGGACAAGTTCTTTAGCACTAAATGATCTTGTAGATTATGGAAAAGAGTCAACAGATTGGGCAACTCATCAAATAGAACATCAATTAAGTGCTGTATATGATATAACTCATGGAATTGGATTGGGAATAATTACACCAGCTTGGATGAAATATGTATTATCAGATGAAAATATCCATAGATTTGTAGATTATGGAAAAAATATTTGGAATTTAAGTGGAAGCGATAGAGAGATAGCAGAGAAAGCAATAGAAAAAACACAAGAGTTCTTTATTTCATTAGGTTGTCCAGCTAATCTGAGAGAGATAAACATTGATGATTCTAATTTTGAGTTGATGGCAGGAAATGCAACTTTCAGAGGAAGAATAGGGTCAATGAAAAAATTAAGCAAGGAAGATGTAATAGAAATATATAAATTAGCTTTATAG
- a CDS encoding HrgC protein, protein MATELSLKKGNLTKKGLVGFSWTTFFFGLFVPLFRGDWLWAIIMFVVGCVTCGVSNIVLAFFYNKVYTSKLLENGWEPADEHSKKILIEKGMITE, encoded by the coding sequence ATGGCTACAGAGTTAAGTTTAAAAAAAGGTAATTTAACAAAAAAAGGATTAGTTGGTTTTTCTTGGACAACATTTTTCTTTGGACTTTTTGTTCCTTTATTTAGAGGAGATTGGTTATGGGCAATAATAATGTTTGTTGTAGGTTGTGTAACTTGTGGAGTTTCAAATATTGTTTTAGCATTTTTCTATAATAAAGTATATACATCAAAATTATTAGAAAATGGTTGGGAACCAGCAGATGAACATTCTAAAAAGATTTTAATCGAAAAAGGAATGATAACAGAATAG